The genomic interval TTAGCAGTGTGGTGATGATGCCGAGGGACATCAGTCCCGCCATCAGCAGGTAGGTGAGCTGCCAGCCGCGGTAGTCATAGCTGTCGTTGCTGCCAAGCCAGGCCGCCAGCGCCAGCGCGCCCGCCCCTGCCATTATCATGGCGAGCCGGTAACCCGTCATGTAGGAGGCCGCCATGGCCGCCTGCAGGCGCTCAGGTGCCGACTCGATACGGTAGGCATCGATGACGATATCCTGGGTCGCGGAGCAAAACGCCACCAGCAGGGCGAACAGGGCGAGCTGGGCGAGCTGGGTTTTGGGATCGCAATAGGCCATGCCCACCAGGGAGAGGGCGATCAGCACCTGGGAGAGCAGCATCCAGCTGCGTCGCCGCCCCAGCAGCCGGGAGAGCAATGGCAGCGGCATCCTGTCAACCAGCGGCGACCACAGCCACTTGAAGCCATAGGCCAGCGCCACCCAGCTCATGTAGCCGATGTCGGTCAGGCTGACATCGGCTTCGCGCAGCCAAAAGGAGAGGGTGCCGAAGACCAGCAGCAAGGGCAAGCCGGAGGAGAAGCCCATGGCAAACAGAGTGAGTACCCGCGCTTCCAGATAGACGGCGAGGGCGTCTCGCCAGCTTGTGGCGCGGTCCGGGGTGTGGCTGGGCGGGCGGAGATTGTTCAACTGCCTGACTCCTCAGAGAAAAGGGGGTCATTTTGTCAGGTTCGAGGGGGATAGCCAAGGCAAGCCGAACTGAGTGGCCCGGGATTCAGGGTCTTGAGCCGATGCAGTGGCGCGGACAGGGCCCCTCTGCCACGAGGAAGCTGGCGCAGGCCATCAGTTGCTGACGCAACCAGGTGTCTGTGATGAGTTGATGCTCGTCCCACAGATGCAGGCTGTGGAGCAGGTGCCAGAACACCCCCTCCTGCTCGGTGGCGGGCGCTTTGTCAATGGGGATGGCGGGCAGCGCCTGCCAGCGGGAGAGGAGTTGCCAGCTCAGATCCTCGAGCTGCCGATAGGGCATTTCCCGTGCCAGAAAGTGACGAACCGCCTGAGCCAGCTCAATGGCGTGTTGGGCAATGTAATCGTGACAAGTCACCGGAACCTCCTCTCTCTGCCTGGCCATGTCCCGCACAAATAGGACAAGGCCAGAGTATAGAAAGGGGGCGCCGGTGACCCGGGCAACGCTGTGGTGGAATGTGATCCGCCCCGCGTTATTTGTCTGCCAGCAGCACCACTTTTTTCAGGATGATGGGGCTGGTCGGCACGTCATTGGCGCGCAGTATGGAGCTGTAGCCGGTCTGGACCTGAGCCAGCTTGTCCAGCACCTCCATGCCCTGCACCACCTGGCCGAACACCGTATAACCGGCGCCGGCATTGGCGTTGAGGTTGTCGTTGTCCACCAGGTTGAAGTAGAACTGGCGGGTGGCGCTGTCGACCGCCTGGGTGCGGGCCATGGCGATGCTGCCACGCTTGTTGGGCAGGCCGCCCCTGGACTCGTTGACCACGGGGTCGAAGGTCGGCAGCGGCTGGAATTGCTGATTATAGCCCCCGCCCTGCACCACGAAGTTCTGGATCACCCGGTGGAACAGGCTGCCGTCATAGCTGCCATCCGCCACGTAGCGCAGGAAGTTCTTCACCGTCTGCGGCGCCTGCTTGGGGGCCAGCTCCACCACTATGTTGCCGTGGTTGGTCTCCATCTGGACTTTTTGTCCGGCGAACGCCAGGGGGGCGATCAGGGTGGCCAGTAACCAGAGTTTCTTCATTTATAAGCTCCTTGCTCAGCTAGGCTGGCCTTTGAGATAACCGCGCAGTGCCTGGTCGGCCATGATCTGTTGCAGCACGCTGCCCAGTTGCTGGTTCAGGGTGGACTCCAGATCGGCCATGGTAGGCTCACCCGGCTCCTCCTTGCTGGAAGACATGTTGAACTGCTTGGTCAGCTTGTTGCCCTGGAAGTCGGCGATCACCTGCAGGCTGACCTTGGACTTGGTGACATAGGTAAAGGTCTTCTCCTCGACCGTGACGGCGGCGGTGGAGATGGCCAGGGTCAGGTTGGTGGTGCCGCTGTTACCCACTTCGAGGCCTTGGCTGCGCAACCCTTCCGCCAGTTTTTCCGCCAGCAGGTTGTTGAGGGGCTGGCTGCTGTTGACCAGCACGGGAGCCTTCTCTTTCTTCTTGATGGAGAAGACATAGGCGGCCTCGCGCTTGTCCACCCCTTCCATGGTGATGCGGTTGCCAGAGTAGTACTGCTGGTTGGAGGGGATGACTTGCGGATTGAGCAACGCCGTCTCCGGCCAGTGGGTGGCACAACCACCCAGTATCAGGGCGGCCAGCAGCAAGAGTGACTTTTTCATCATGGGTTTCCTTTAGCTTTATCTTTAGCGTTTGATGGCTTTCAAAATAACGAATTTGCTGTTCGACGCAACGACTTGTGCGTTGGCAAACAAGCGCTTGAGTTTGTTGTGATAGTCCAGATGACGGTTGCCTACTATCCAGAGTTCACCCCCCTGAGGCAACACCCGGTGTGCGTCGGTGAACATCTGCCAGGCGATGTGATCGGTGATCGCCTGCAACTGATGGAAGGGGGGATTGCAGAGGATCCGATCCGCTGCCCCGACCGCCACGCCGTCGAGACAGTTGTTGACCATGAAGTGGGCCCGCGGCAGGGCGTCCGGCAGGTTGTGCTCGACGTTGAGCCGCGCCGAGGCGACCGCCATGTGGGATTCGTCGATGAAGGTCACCTCCACCTCGCTGTCCTTTGCCAGCAGCGAGAGACCCAGCACCCCGTTGCCGCAGCCAAGGTCTATCACCTTGCGGGCACTGTGGATCGGCAAATTGTCCAGCATGAAGCGGGCGCCTATATCCAGGCTGGTGCGCGAGAAGACGTTGGCATGGTTGTGGATGAGCATGTCGGTGCCCTCCAGCGGCCAGACGGTCGGGAAGGGGTTGGTCAGGGCAGAGCGATCGGCCTGCGGCTCGCAGTGAATGAGGCGCGCCTTCTTCCAGGCCAGCGAGGTGCGAGTCGCTCCCAGGTATTTCTCAAACAGCTTGAGGGTGGAGCTGTGAATGTCTTTTGCCTTGCCGGCGGCCAGGATGCGGGTGGCCGGGGTGACTACCGCACGCAGGGCCAGCAGTTGCTGCTCCAGCAGCGCCTGATACTTGGAGACCTTGATCACCACCAGTGCAGGGGCTGAAGGCAGCGGGGCCAGGGCATCCTGCAGGGTGATCCCGCTCGCCTCCAGCCCGTTCTCCGCCAGATTGGCCAGGGTGGCCCGCTCGCTGATGTAGGAGTCGCTCACGCAGACCGGGCCATGGCCGTGCAGATAGGCGGCCAGGGCGCCGAAGCCGTCGTTCATGATGATGACGGGGCCATCCTGTTCGAGCGGCTCCTCGGCCAGGGTGTTGATCAGGTACTCGTCCGCCGCATCCCAGGCCTGCAGGGGATCCTGGCTCTGCCGTGGGTAGCGATACAGGGTCAGACGACAATGGGCAGTGTCGAGCAGGGTTTGCATAAGTAAGAGAGTCCAAGGTGTTGCTGATAGATGACGCCTGCCCGCACCGTGTTGCCCGGCAGGCAGGGAAAGTGGCGCTATTCTAGCGGCGACGGAGAATTTCACCAGCCCGCAGCGAGGAGGCGCCCGGCCATCCTCTATATTGAAGCGGGCCTGATGCATCCGGCATGCAACCCTGGCTACAATGGCCGGATATTCAACGAGGGAGTCTTGCCCGTGAGCATGCAACAACAGATAGAGGCCAAACTGGCCGCCGCCTTGTCCCCCAGTCATCTGGAAGTGATCAACGAGAGCTACATGCACAGGGTGGAACCGGGATCCGAGAGCCACTTCAAGGTCATAGTGGTGAGCCAGGCCTTCGAGGGGCAGCGCCTGCTGGGACGCCATCGTCAGGTCAACGGCGTGCTGGCAGAGGAGCTGGCGGGGACCATCCATGCGCTGGCGCTACATACCTATACCGAGGCGGAGTGGCAGGCCCGGGAGCAGGCCCCCAAAACCCCGGGCTGTGTCAGCAAGTCCCCCTTTGCCTGACCCATTGACCTTTTCATTACCCAATTGTCGATTAATTAACAAAATTATCACGACAGGGCCGGGGCGCTAGCCTCCGGCCCCGAGCGCATTGGAACAGGGTAATGATTACTTTTTCTAATCAACCTTTGAGGCAAGGGAAAATACCTCCATATGGGTAGCAAAACAAAGAATCCTTTAAAACCACGGGTTGCAGGGATGGAAGGGAAATATTCATTGGAGGTTAATTTTGTGATAGGACGGGGATTTTCCCCATTTGGCGTGGCGACTGACTTGTCTAAGGTGGTAAACTCAGTCGCTTTTGAATGATCCTGTATGTTGCTGATTTGTTTGTTTTATCGACATTTTACCGCGATGTTGACGGGCTCATTCAACAACTCGTCGTGATGTATTTCTCGGCGCTAACCAACCTGTCTTCCCTTAACGGTAGTGCAAGTGAGTATGATTACAATTAAAAGAGGACTGGACATCCCCGTGCTGGGTGCTCCGGAGCAAGTAATCTACGATGGCCCGGCCATCACCCGTGTTGCTACACTCGGCGAAGAGTTCGTGGGGATGCGTCCTACTATGTTCGTCAAAGTAGGTGATCGCGTCATTAAAGGTCAGGAGCTCTTCGAAGATAAGAAGAATCCCGGCGTTAAATTCACGGCCCCTGCCACCGGTGTGGTTTCTGAGATCAACCGTGGTGCCAAGCGTGTTCTGCAATCCGTTGTCATCGACATCGATGGTTCTGACGAACAGGTGACCTTTGAACACTTTGCGTCTGCCGAGCTGGCACAGCTCGAGCGCAGCAAGGTGCAGGACATCCTGGTCGCATCAGGCCAATGGACCGCATTGCGTACCCGTCCATTCAGCAAGGTGCCGGCAGTGGGCTCTGCCCCGCGTGCCATCTTCGTCACCGCCATGGACACCAACCCGCTGGCCGCCAACGCCGAGATCATCATCAAGGAACAGGCCCAGGCCTTCCTCGACGGTCTGGCCGTGCTGAGCCGCCTGACCGATGGCACCGTCCACGTCTGCAAGGGCGAAGCCAGCCTGCCGCACGCCTCCCTGGCCCAGGTCAAGGAAGCCGTGTTTGTCGGCCCGCACCCTGCCGGCCTGCCCGGTACCCACATCCACTTTCTGGACCCGGTCGGTGCCAAGAAAGTGCAGTGGCACATCAACTATCAGGATGTGATCGCCTACGGCAAGCTGTTCACCACCGGTCAGATCTTCACCGACAAGGTGATCGCCCTGGCCGGCCCGAACGTGATCAAGCCGCGCCTGCTGCGCACCCGTCTGGGCGCCTGCATCAGCCAGCTGACCAACAACGAGCTGCGTGCGGACGAGAATCGCATCATCTCCGGTTCCCTGCTCAGCGGTGCCAAGGCCGAAGGGGTTCATGACTACCTGGGTCGCTACCACAATCAGGTGAGCGTACTGGGTGAAGGTCGTGAGAAAGAGTTCCTGGGCTGGGTCAAACCCAGTGCCGACAAGTTCTCCATCACCCGCACCACCCTCTCTCATCTGATGAAGGGCAAACTCATCAACTTCACTACCACCACCAACGGTAGTGATCGCTCCATGGTGCCTATCGGCAACTATGAGCGCGTGATGCCGCTCGACATCCTGCCGACCCTGCTGCTGCGGGATCTGGTCTCCGGCGACACCGACAGCGCACAAGCGCTCGGCTGCCTGGAGCTGGATGAGGAAGATCTGGCGCTCTGTGCCTTCGTCTGCCCCGGCAAGACAGAGTACGGCCCAGTCTTGCGTGAGTGCCTGACCAAGATAGAACTGGAAGGTTAAGCGATGAGTTTCAAGCAACTTCTTGAAAATATGGAACATCACTTCGAGCCGGGTGGCAAGTACGCCAAGTACTATGCCCTGTTCGAGGCGGCGTATACCCTGTTTTATACCCCCGGGTCCGTGACCCGCAATGCCGCCCACGTCCGTGATGCGATCGATCTGAAGCGCATGATGATCATGGTGTGGCTGGCCGTGTTCCCGGCCATGTTCTGGGGCATGTACAACGTCGGCAACCAGTCCATCGCCGCCATCGCCCATCTGGGCAGCGCGGCCGGTGCCGATACCTGGCAATACACCATAGCGACCCTGCTGGGTGCCTCGCTGGATCCGGCCGTGGCCGGCATCGGCAGCAAGATGCTGATCGGTGCGGCGCACTTCCTGCCCATCTACCTGACCGTGTTCCTGGTCGGTGGCTTCTGGGAAGTGCTGTTCGCCATGGTGCGCAAGCACGAGATCAACGAAGGCTTCTTCGTGACCTCCATCCTGTTCGCCCTGATAGTGCCGCCCGAGCTGCCCCTGTGGCAAGCCGCGCTCGGCATCACCTTCGGCGTGGTGCTGGCCAAGGAAGTGTTCGGTGGGACCGGCAAGAACTTCCTGAACCCGGCCCTGGCAGGTCGTGCGTTCCTGTTCTTCGCCTACCCGGGTCAGATCTCCGGCGATGCCGTCTGGGTGGCCGTTGACGGCTATTCAGGCGCAACTGCCCTGAGCCAGTGGGCTCAGGGCGGCCAGATGGCGCTGATCAACGGTGCCACCGGTGAAGCCATCAGCTGGATGGATGCCTTCCTCGGCAACCTGCCGGGTTCCATCGGTGAAGTCTCCACCCTGATGATCCTCATCGGTGCGGCCATGATCGTCTATATGCGGATCGCCTCCTGGCGCATCATCGCCGGCGTCATGATCGGCATGGTGGCGACCTCTCTGCTGTTCAACGTCATAGGTTCAGACACCAACCCCATGTTCAGCATGCCGTGGCACTGGCATCTGGTGCTGGGCGGCTTCGCCTTCGGCATGGCCTTCATGGCGACTGATCCTGTCTCCGCCGCCTTTACCAACAAGGGCAAGTGGTGGTACGGCGCCCTCATCGGCGTCATGGTCGTGCTGATCCGTGTCGTGAACCCCGCGTTCCCGGAAGGCATGATGCTGGCCATTCTGTTTGCCAACCTGTTTGCCCCCTTGTTTGACCATTTCGTGGCGCAGGCGAACATCAAGCGGAGGATCGCACGTGGCGTTTAATAAAGACTCTACTACCGGCACTCTCGCCGTAGTGACCGGTCTGTGTCTGGTCTGCTCCATCGTGGTCTCCGTGGCCGCCGTGGGTCTGCGTCCGGCCCAGCTGGAAAACAAGGCGCTGGACAAGCAAAGCAACATACTGTCCGTTGCCGGTGTCGATGTCAGCTCTGTGGCCAAGCGTGACCTGGCCCAGCTGTATGGCGACAAGATTGAAGCGCGTCTGGTGGATCTGGCCACCGGTGAGTTCGTTGACGGCGATGCCGACAACTTCGACACCAAGCTGGCGGCCAAAGATCCGGCCAAGAGTGTTCGTCTGGCACCTGCCGACGACAAGGCTGGTCTGCGTCAGATCTCCAAGCTGATCCCGGTGTTCTTCGCGAAAGATGCCCAAGGCAAGGTCGACAACATCATATTGCCGATCTACGGCCAGGGTCTGTGGTCCACCATGTATGCCTTCGTGGCAGTCGCGGCCGATGGCCAGACCATCAAGGGCATCACCTACTATGACCACGGTGAAACCCCGGGTCTGGGCGGCGAGATCGAGAACCCGGCCTGGCGCGAGCTGTTCGTCGGCAAGAAGCTGTTCGATCAGGACGGTCAGCCTGCGCTGCGGGTGATCAAGGGCCATGCTCCGGCTGGTTCCGAGCATGAAATCGACGGCCTGTCTGGCGCAACCCTGACCGGTAATGGCGTACAGCACACCTTCGACTTCTGGATGGGCCCCAAGGGCTTCGGTCCCTTCCTGGCCAAGGTACGTGCAGGAGAAATCAACAATGGCTGACAAGAGCGAAATGAAAAAATTGCTGTTGACGCCTGTGCTCGGCAACAACCCCATCGCACTGCAGGTGCTGGGTGTCTGTTCCGCGCTGGCCGTTACCAGCCAGATGAAGACGGCGTTCGTGATGACGCTGGCCGTTACCGCGGTCACCGCCTTCTCCAACCTGTTCATCTCCCTGATCCGCAACCAGATCCCGAACAGCGTGCGGATCATCGCCCAGATGGCGGTGATTGCCTCGCTGGTTATCGTGGTTGACCAGGTGCTCAAGGCCTATGCCTATGACATCTCCAAGCAGCTGTCGGTGTTCGTCGGCCTCATCATCACCAACTGTATCGTGATGGGTCGTGCCGAAGCCTATGCCATGAAGAGCGCACCGCTGCCCTCCTTCCTGGACGGCATCGGCAACGGTCTGGGGTATGGCGCCGTGCTGCTGGTGGTGGCGACTGTGCGCGAGATCCTGGGCTCCGGCACCTGGTTCGGCATCGAGCTGCTGCCGCTGGTGAACAACGGTGGCTGGTATGTGCCTAACGGCCTGCTGCTGCTGCCGCCGAGTGCATTCTTCATCATTGGTCTGATCATCTGGGGCGTACGCACCAAGGATCCCAAGCAGGTGGAGGCAAAGGATTAAGGTATGGAACACTATCTGAGTCTGTTGATTCGTTCGATCTTCATCGAAAACCTGGCGCTCTCCTTCTTCCTGGGGATGTGTACCTTCCTGGCGGTGTCCAAGAAGGTCAAGACCGCCATGGGTCTGGGTATTGCCGTTATCGTGGTTCAGACCGTTGCCGTTCCGGCCAACAACCTGATCTACAACTACGTGCTCAAAGACGGTGCCCTGGTCTCCGGCCTGGATCTCAGCTTCCTGAGCTTCATCACCTTCATCGGGGTGATCGCGGCCCTGGTGCAGATCCTGGAGATGGCGCTGGACAAGTACTTCCCGGCGCTCTACAACGCCCTCGGCATCTTCCTGCCGCTCATCACGGTGAACTGCGCCATCTTCGGCGGCGTCTCCTTCATGGTGCAGCGTGACTACAACTTCGTGGAGTCTGTGGTCTATGGCGTGGGGTCGGGTGCAGGCTGGATGCTGGCCATAGTCGCGATGGCAGGGATCCGCGAGAAGATGAAGTACTCCGATGTTCCGGAAGGCCTGCGTGGCCTCGGCATCACCTTCATCACCGCGGGTCTGATGGCACTGGGCTTCATGTCCTTCTCTGGTATTTCCCTGTAATCGGAAAGGAAATATAGATGGAAATTATTCTGGGTGTGGTCATGTTCACCGTGATCCTGCTGGCCTTGGTGGCAGTCATTCTGTTCGCCAAGTCCAAGCTGGTGACCGCAGGTGACGTGACAATCAGCATCAACGGCGACCCGGCCAAGGCTGTCACCAGCCCGGCGGGTGGCAAGCTGCTCGGCGTGTTGGCCGGCAGCGGTATCTTCGTCTCCTCCGCCTGTGGCGGCGGCGGCTCCTGTGGTCAGTGCAAGGTGCGAGTGAAAGCCGGCGGCGGCGACATATTGCCGACCGAGCTGGATCACATCAGCAAGGGCGAAGCCCGTCATGGCGAGCGTCTGGCCTGTCAGGTCACAGTCCGTTCCGACATGGACATCGAGCTGCCGGAAGAGATCTTCGGCGTGAAGAAGTGGGACTGTACCGTCATCTCCAATGACAACAAGGCCACCTTCATCAAGGAGCTCAAGCTGCAGATCCCCGATGGGGAGAGCGTGCCGTTCCGCGCCGGTGGTTATATCCAGATCGAAGCCCCTGCCCACCACGTGCAGTACAAGAACTTCGACATTCCCGAGGAGTATCGCGGGGACTGGGATCGCTTCAAGATCTTCGAGCTGGAGTCCAAGGTCAACGAGCCGATCATCCGCGCCTACTCCATGGCGAACTATCCGGAAGAGTTCGGCATCATCATGCTGAACGTACGGATCGCGACCCCGCCGCCCAGCAACTGGACTGCGCCTCCCGGCCAGATGTCCTCCTACATCTTCAGCCTCAAGGCTGGTGACAAGGTGACCATCTCGGGTCCGTTCGGCGAGTTCTTCGCCAAGGACACCGACGCCGAAATGGTGTTCATCGGTGGTGGTGCCGGCATGGCGCCGATGCGTTCCCACATCTTCGACCAGCTGCGTCGCCTGAAGTCCAAGCGCAAGATGAGCTTCTGGTACGGTGCCCGTTCCAAGCGCGAGATGTTCTATGTCGAGGACTTCGACATGCTGGCCGCCGAGAACGACAACTTCCAGTGGCACGTCGCCCTGTCGGATCCGCAACCGGAAGACAACTGGGATGGCTACACCGGCTTCATCCACAACGTCTTGTTCGAGAACTACCTCAAGAACCACGAGGCACCGGAAGACTGCGAGTTCTACATGTGTGGACCTCCCGTCATGAACGCTGCCGTCATCAACATGCTGAAAAACCTCGGCGTTGAAGACGAGAACATCCTCCTGGATGACTTTGGTGGTTAATCCATGCACAGTGTTGTAAAGACCTGGCTAGCCTTCGGGCTAGCCTTTTTCTTGACTGGGTGCGGTCAGGAATCGGTCCAATCGAAGCCGGAGATCCACATCACCGGCAGCACCATGGGCACCTACTACTCCATCAAGGTGGCGGATGCCGCCGTCACGGATGCCGCCAAGCTTCAGGCCGAGGTGGATGTCCTGCTGGAACGGGTCAACGATCAGATGTCCACTTACCGCCCGGATTCCGAGCTGTCGCGCTTCAACCAGCACAAGGGCAATACCCCGCTGGTGGTCTCCCGTGACACGGCCCGGGTGGTGACCGAGGCCATTCACATTGGCCGCGAGAGCCGCGGGGCGCTGGACGTCACCGTGGGCCCCCTGGTCAATCTGTGGGGCTTTGGGCCGGATGCCAAACCGACCAAGGTGCCATCCGACGAGCAGATCACCCAGACCCGGCAGAAGACGGGCCTCGGCAATCTGCATGTGGTAACCTCGGTCGACGCCGACACCCTGCAAAAGGACATCCCGGATCTCTACGTGGATCTCTCCGCCATCGCCAAGGGCTTCGGGGTGGACAAGGTGGCCGAGTACCTGGAGTCCCTGGGGGCGCGCAACTACCTGGTGGAGATCGGCGGCGAGCTGCGGATCAATGGCGTCAACGGCAAGGGTCATCCCTGGCGTGTCGCCATCGAGAAGCCGACCGCCAATGCCGGCTCGGTGCAGGAAGTGATAGTGCCAGGGGACAACGGCGTCGCCACCTCGGGGGACTATCGCAACTACTACGAGCTGGATGGCAAGCGCGTCTCCCACACCATAGATCCGCTGACGGGCAAGCCCATCACCCATCGCATGGTGTCGGTGACAGTGATCCACCCCTCCTGCATGACGGCAGACGGGCTGGCCACGGCGCTGACCGTCATGGGTACGCAGAAGAGCCTGGCCTATGCCAAGGAGCGGGGTCTGGCCATCTTCGTCATCACCAAGACGGACGAGGGCTTCGAGGAGGCTTACTCGGATGCCTTCAAGCCCTACCTGGCCAAGCAGCCCGGCTAACAGTACAGGTAGCGCCATCACTCATCGGGATGGCGCTGCCTGAGAATCTTGTCGCCGGATGCCGTTGAGCCGTATCTGGTTAAACAGTAAAGGGGTAATACCATGCAGATCTTTCTGATCACCTTCGGGGTGTTTCTGGTGGTGGTGGTGGCTATGGCCATCGGCTACATCTTCCAGAAGAAGACCATCTCCGGCTCCTGTGGCGGCCTTGGCACCATAGGGATCGAGAAGGAGTGTGACTGCCCGGAGCCCTGCGACAATCGCAAGAAGAAGATGGCCAAGGAAGAGGCCCGTCGCAAGATGCTGGTGGACAACCGCATCCTCTGAGGGCGAGCCCCTGTGCGGGGGCATCGAATCCACGCGAGCCGACCCTGGGTCGGCTCGCGTTTTCATGGCGCTCAGTAATCGTATTTGTGGCAGGATTTCTTGCTAAATTCCGCTTTCCTCTGCGCCAGCTCCTCCCTGGTGCCCAGCTCGTCCCCCTGCTTGATGGCCTTCTCCAGTATCTCTATGCGCTCAAACAGCCAGCTGCACTCGGCGGTCGGATGGTCCTTGGTCATGCCCGTCAGCGGCAACAGCAGCAGGCAGAGTCCCGGCCAGATCGCTCTCATCTCTCCTCCTTGAGTCTGATGTGGATGGTGCCTTGAGAGTCTATCCGTCCGTCGCCTTCCGTGCGCTGGCAGAAATGACAGGGCTGGGGTAGCATGGGGTCTTGACTGGTTATTCATACAGTGGTGTTGCCGCCTCGTCACCACAGCGGCGGGTGCACCCAACCACGCGGCAGGCGCCGACGGCTCAACAGACTCTGGCATGCGCAAGATCATTCACATCGACATGGACTGCTTCTTCGCCGCGGTGGAGATGCGGGACAACCCGGCCCTGCGGGAGGTGCCGCTGGCCATCGGCGGCTCGGCCGACCGGCGCGGCGTCATCTCCACCTGCAACTATGTGGCGCGCCGCTTCGGGGTGCGCTCCGCCATGCCGAGCGCCCTGGCCAGGAAGCTCTGCCCGCCGCTGGTGCTGCTGCCGGGCCGGATGGCCGTCTACAAGGAGACCTCCCGCCAGTTGCAGGCCATCTTCCTGCGCTACACCGACAGGGTGGAGCCGCTCTCACTGGATGAGGCCTACCTCGATGTCACGGACAGCCCCCACTGCGGCGGCAGCGCCACCCTGATGGCGGCCGAGATCCGCGCCGCCATCGCCCGCGAACTGGGGCTGACCGCCTCGGCCGGGGTGGCGCCGAACAAGTTTCTGGCCAAGCTCGCCTCCGAGCAACGCAAGCCGGACGGGCTGTTCGTGATAAGGCCCCGGGAGGTGGACGAGTTCGTGCGCCAGCTGCCGCTTGGCAAGCTACCCGGCATAGGCCGCAAGACGGCCCAGCGGCTGGAGTCCCTCGGGCTCTACTCCTGCGAGGATGCGCGCCAGCTCGGCAACGAGGAGCTGGTGAGCCGCTTCGGCAAGCTGGGGGAGATGCTCGCCGGTCGCATCTGGGGGCACGATGAGCAGCCGGTGCAAGCCCAGCGGACCCGCAAGACCATAGGGGTGGAGACGACCCTGGCCAGCGACGTGCTGGATGAAGCCGCCTGTTGGGAGGTGCTCAGCCGGCTCATTCCCGAGCTGGAGCTGCGCTTTGCCAGGGCCTGCCCTGCGGAGGCGCTGATGGGGCAGGGGATCAAGCTGAAGTTTGCCGATTTTCAGCAGACCACCGTCTATCGCAAGGGGAGCTACCAGGCGACCCGTTTCCACGATCTGCTGCACGAGGGGCTGCAACGGGCTCAAGGAAAACCCATCCGCCTGCTCGGTCTGGTGGTCGGCCTGCCAGGGGCCGGGGAAATCAATCAACTGAGCCTGGATCTCAGCTGATTTAGTTAAGTTTTTGTGTCCAAAACCGATACAGTGTTCACATCTGTAGACGTTAGGAAATCGTGGCATGAGTTCTCTTTCTGTTCAGGGACGGATCACCCTGATCGCCGGTTGTTGCCTGTTGGCCAGTGCCGCCGCACTGGTCGCCTCTTCCCTCTTCAATGCGGCCCGTATGCAGGAGCAGGTGCTCACCTCCACCACCCTGGAGGGGCAGCACGCGGCAGAAAACTGGATGAAGGCCATGGGGTCCACCCAGGCGGCCAGAGTGACCAGCTACCTCGACGAGGCCTATTTCAGGGCCACCCTGCTGGCGGAGGGCATTTTGTTCCAGCGCAAGAATGCGGCCGACAACTTCGTTCACTCCGAGGCGCTGCGCAATGCCG from Aeromonas rivipollensis carries:
- a CDS encoding FAD:protein FMN transferase, whose protein sequence is MHSVVKTWLAFGLAFFLTGCGQESVQSKPEIHITGSTMGTYYSIKVADAAVTDAAKLQAEVDVLLERVNDQMSTYRPDSELSRFNQHKGNTPLVVSRDTARVVTEAIHIGRESRGALDVTVGPLVNLWGFGPDAKPTKVPSDEQITQTRQKTGLGNLHVVTSVDADTLQKDIPDLYVDLSAIAKGFGVDKVAEYLESLGARNYLVEIGGELRINGVNGKGHPWRVAIEKPTANAGSVQEVIVPGDNGVATSGDYRNYYELDGKRVSHTIDPLTGKPITHRMVSVTVIHPSCMTADGLATALTVMGTQKSLAYAKERGLAIFVITKTDEGFEEAYSDAFKPYLAKQPG
- the nqrF gene encoding NADH:ubiquinone reductase (Na(+)-transporting) subunit F, which gives rise to MEIILGVVMFTVILLALVAVILFAKSKLVTAGDVTISINGDPAKAVTSPAGGKLLGVLAGSGIFVSSACGGGGSCGQCKVRVKAGGGDILPTELDHISKGEARHGERLACQVTVRSDMDIELPEEIFGVKKWDCTVISNDNKATFIKELKLQIPDGESVPFRAGGYIQIEAPAHHVQYKNFDIPEEYRGDWDRFKIFELESKVNEPIIRAYSMANYPEEFGIIMLNVRIATPPPSNWTAPPGQMSSYIFSLKAGDKVTISGPFGEFFAKDTDAEMVFIGGGAGMAPMRSHIFDQLRRLKSKRKMSFWYGARSKREMFYVEDFDMLAAENDNFQWHVALSDPQPEDNWDGYTGFIHNVLFENYLKNHEAPEDCEFYMCGPPVMNAAVINMLKNLGVEDENILLDDFGG
- a CDS encoding NADH:ubiquinone reductase (Na(+)-transporting) subunit D; this encodes MADKSEMKKLLLTPVLGNNPIALQVLGVCSALAVTSQMKTAFVMTLAVTAVTAFSNLFISLIRNQIPNSVRIIAQMAVIASLVIVVDQVLKAYAYDISKQLSVFVGLIITNCIVMGRAEAYAMKSAPLPSFLDGIGNGLGYGAVLLVVATVREILGSGTWFGIELLPLVNNGGWYVPNGLLLLPPSAFFIIGLIIWGVRTKDPKQVEAKD
- the dinB gene encoding DNA polymerase IV, producing the protein MRKIIHIDMDCFFAAVEMRDNPALREVPLAIGGSADRRGVISTCNYVARRFGVRSAMPSALARKLCPPLVLLPGRMAVYKETSRQLQAIFLRYTDRVEPLSLDEAYLDVTDSPHCGGSATLMAAEIRAAIARELGLTASAGVAPNKFLAKLASEQRKPDGLFVIRPREVDEFVRQLPLGKLPGIGRKTAQRLESLGLYSCEDARQLGNEELVSRFGKLGEMLAGRIWGHDEQPVQAQRTRKTIGVETTLASDVLDEAACWEVLSRLIPELELRFARACPAEALMGQGIKLKFADFQQTTVYRKGSYQATRFHDLLHEGLQRAQGKPIRLLGLVVGLPGAGEINQLSLDLS
- the nqrE gene encoding NADH:ubiquinone reductase (Na(+)-transporting) subunit E, with the translated sequence MEHYLSLLIRSIFIENLALSFFLGMCTFLAVSKKVKTAMGLGIAVIVVQTVAVPANNLIYNYVLKDGALVSGLDLSFLSFITFIGVIAALVQILEMALDKYFPALYNALGIFLPLITVNCAIFGGVSFMVQRDYNFVESVVYGVGSGAGWMLAIVAMAGIREKMKYSDVPEGLRGLGITFITAGLMALGFMSFSGISL
- the nqrM gene encoding (Na+)-NQR maturation NqrM → MQIFLITFGVFLVVVVAMAIGYIFQKKTISGSCGGLGTIGIEKECDCPEPCDNRKKKMAKEEARRKMLVDNRIL